The Terriglobus tenax genome contains a region encoding:
- a CDS encoding TonB-dependent receptor, producing MTFWQSCIRFPKSFLLLTLTALFLFTVAPLSSQTFRGGINGEVADPTGATIAGATVTLINEATQSNYSTVTSSAGTFLFNDLPLGAYTLTATHSGFSTAKFNKIPVSAGVIYSLPSIKLFASAMQMVEVQASDITLDTTTVTQNIVLESKTVADMPLNGRDFTQMIQLTPGFAGYTGGGYGSLNGTRANQMNWQIDGVDNNDLWHNVPAVNQGGVSGIAGIVLPIDAVEQFSAQTQAGPEGGRNPGGTINLTLKSGTNRLHGSAYYFNRNELFGAKSPFSDTKQKVRNYNVGFSVGAPLLKDKLFAFLTFEKQRFVIGESGTATEPSVGWQNQAKAILAAHNIPVNTTMQNVLNTLWAGGNLSADTAGVVNNFHSSVPEFGYSYNGLGKVDYHITDKDSLSAHWFVGQGNQVAPVGSQLYDYFEVAPIHVQNIALVYNRMVTPSISNQLLVGVNYFNQVFNDANTNFNVQSLGFNTGASFTNAPNITITGFDPVGMTPPEGRNDITGHLTDQLSWVKGKHQIRLGGEFRQAQLDEFYKRHSVGSFTFDGTRIGVSGQAGALADFLAGYTSAASIAIGDPERQVFVNTWELNAGDSWQLSRKITINYGLRYDYVGPLHNSNKDLSVFRPELTSFNGIAFQGNQISSLYQQYYKNFSPRVGMTYGLDEKTVVRIGYGFYFDTPNLNPFLDNRPGNQAPNGVEGNPAGPNPVYTISAAGKAIPIDPTVQPGKTTIVAGQAIFPSTISYPCSSSSPCGVFSVDRNFRTPYNQNYSLNIERTLGANMIAQLGYVGSEGRRLLSLLDLNQLNVSAGASSLPYSTSYPQYGNINQIESIGTSNYNALQAQLRISRWHGLMTQAAYTWSHNLDEVTAYRGSLPQDNFNFKGDYGNSDFDTRNTLTALMGYEIPGSSWGPKELTHGWQLNSLFSFHGGQPFTVHASGDISGTNEGNDRAVQIGDPKKGFQGQKPGASWLDPSAFTDAAAGHFGTTRRNAYYGPGYSDVDFSVFKNTKIKELMTVQFRVEMFNLFNRINYAPPSSTVGGSFSLYDTIGDYNGAPGIGAGEPFNTQFGLKILF from the coding sequence ATGACGTTCTGGCAGTCGTGTATCCGTTTTCCGAAATCCTTTCTTCTACTCACACTTACAGCGCTCTTTCTCTTTACCGTCGCTCCGCTTTCCTCACAAACATTCCGCGGAGGTATCAATGGCGAGGTCGCCGATCCTACCGGGGCCACAATCGCTGGAGCAACCGTCACACTGATCAACGAAGCTACCCAGAGTAACTACAGCACCGTCACCTCAAGCGCGGGAACCTTTCTCTTCAACGATCTGCCGCTTGGCGCCTACACCTTGACGGCAACTCACTCCGGTTTCAGCACCGCGAAATTTAATAAGATTCCCGTCTCTGCCGGTGTGATCTATTCCTTGCCTTCCATCAAGCTTTTCGCCTCGGCGATGCAGATGGTGGAGGTGCAGGCTTCTGACATTACGCTGGATACGACAACGGTCACGCAAAACATCGTGTTGGAGTCGAAGACGGTTGCGGACATGCCATTGAATGGCCGCGATTTCACGCAGATGATTCAGCTGACACCTGGTTTCGCCGGCTATACCGGCGGCGGATACGGATCACTGAACGGAACCCGCGCCAACCAGATGAACTGGCAGATTGACGGTGTGGACAACAACGACCTGTGGCATAACGTACCGGCGGTGAACCAGGGCGGCGTCTCCGGTATTGCCGGTATCGTGCTGCCGATCGATGCAGTGGAGCAGTTCTCCGCGCAAACGCAGGCTGGCCCTGAGGGTGGACGTAACCCGGGTGGCACCATTAACCTGACACTCAAATCAGGCACAAATCGGCTGCACGGGTCGGCGTATTACTTCAATCGCAATGAGCTGTTTGGAGCGAAGAGTCCTTTCAGCGATACCAAGCAGAAGGTGCGGAACTATAACGTCGGCTTCTCCGTGGGAGCTCCGCTTCTGAAGGACAAGCTCTTCGCCTTCCTCACCTTTGAGAAGCAGCGCTTTGTGATTGGTGAATCGGGTACGGCGACTGAGCCTTCGGTCGGCTGGCAGAATCAGGCCAAGGCGATTCTGGCCGCGCACAATATCCCGGTCAACACCACCATGCAGAATGTGCTGAACACACTCTGGGCCGGCGGCAACCTCTCCGCAGATACGGCCGGTGTGGTGAATAACTTCCACTCCAGTGTCCCGGAGTTCGGTTACAGCTATAACGGCCTGGGCAAGGTGGATTACCACATCACGGACAAGGACAGCCTGAGCGCGCACTGGTTTGTAGGACAGGGCAACCAGGTCGCTCCCGTGGGATCGCAGCTGTACGACTACTTCGAAGTTGCGCCGATCCATGTACAGAACATCGCCCTTGTCTATAACCGCATGGTGACGCCGTCCATCTCAAACCAGCTGCTGGTGGGTGTGAACTACTTCAACCAGGTCTTCAACGATGCGAATACCAACTTCAACGTGCAGTCGCTGGGCTTCAATACCGGAGCCAGCTTTACCAATGCACCCAACATCACCATTACCGGCTTCGATCCTGTCGGTATGACGCCGCCCGAAGGCCGCAACGATATCACCGGCCACTTGACCGACCAGTTGAGCTGGGTGAAGGGCAAGCACCAGATCCGCCTTGGCGGGGAGTTCCGCCAGGCGCAGCTGGATGAGTTCTACAAGCGGCACTCGGTCGGTTCGTTCACCTTTGATGGAACGCGTATTGGCGTCTCCGGCCAGGCGGGCGCGCTGGCAGACTTTCTGGCAGGCTACACCTCGGCTGCCTCCATCGCCATTGGCGATCCGGAGCGCCAGGTCTTCGTCAACACGTGGGAATTGAATGCCGGAGACTCCTGGCAGCTCTCACGCAAAATCACCATCAACTATGGCCTTCGCTATGACTATGTCGGACCGCTGCACAACAGCAACAAAGACCTCTCGGTCTTTCGCCCGGAGCTTACCTCTTTCAATGGCATTGCATTTCAGGGCAACCAGATCAGCTCGCTCTATCAGCAGTACTACAAGAACTTCAGTCCGCGCGTGGGCATGACCTATGGTCTCGACGAGAAGACGGTCGTTCGCATTGGCTATGGCTTCTACTTCGACACGCCGAACCTGAATCCCTTCCTCGACAACCGTCCCGGCAACCAGGCGCCGAATGGCGTGGAAGGCAACCCTGCCGGTCCGAACCCGGTGTACACCATCAGCGCCGCCGGGAAGGCGATTCCGATTGACCCGACGGTCCAGCCCGGCAAAACCACTATCGTTGCAGGACAGGCGATCTTTCCTTCGACAATCAGCTACCCATGCTCCTCTTCCAGTCCATGCGGTGTCTTCTCGGTTGACCGTAACTTCCGCACACCGTACAACCAGAACTACAGCCTGAACATTGAGCGCACGCTTGGCGCTAACATGATCGCGCAGCTTGGGTATGTTGGCAGCGAAGGCCGTCGCCTGCTGAGCCTGCTTGATCTGAACCAGCTCAACGTTTCCGCCGGAGCCTCATCGTTGCCGTACAGCACCAGCTATCCGCAGTACGGCAACATCAACCAGATTGAGAGCATTGGCACCTCAAACTACAACGCTCTGCAGGCGCAGCTTCGCATCTCCCGCTGGCATGGATTGATGACGCAGGCGGCCTACACCTGGAGCCATAACCTGGACGAAGTGACGGCCTACCGCGGCAGCCTGCCGCAGGACAACTTCAACTTCAAAGGCGACTACGGCAACAGCGACTTTGACACCCGCAATACGCTCACCGCCCTTATGGGCTACGAGATCCCGGGCTCTTCCTGGGGTCCGAAAGAGCTGACGCATGGATGGCAGTTGAACTCCTTGTTCAGCTTCCACGGCGGCCAGCCCTTTACGGTGCACGCTTCCGGCGACATCAGCGGAACGAACGAAGGCAACGATCGCGCGGTGCAGATTGGCGATCCGAAGAAAGGTTTCCAGGGGCAGAAGCCTGGAGCGAGCTGGCTGGATCCTTCCGCCTTTACGGATGCGGCGGCCGGCCACTTCGGCACCACGCGACGGAACGCCTACTACGGCCCCGGTTACTCCGACGTCGACTTCTCGGTCTTCAAGAACACGAAGATCAAGGAGCTGATGACGGTGCAGTTCCGGGTGGAGATGTTCAACCTCTTCAACCGCATCAACTATGCTCCGCCCAGCAGCACGGTCGGCGGAAGCTTCAGCCTGTATGACACTATCGGCGATTACAACGGAGCTCCTGGTATCGGCGCCGGTGAACCTTTCAACACGCAGTTCGGGTTGAAAATCCTGTTCTAA
- a CDS encoding DsrE family protein, translating to MTRRSWIFRLSSLLLLPTAGLLAQAAAPAPATTPNLPTQRVLIHVHSDKPEDWNAAVKKANELMSSAAKPYDTRVEILATGDGLKLIDKNNALSSEVTQSIGKDVSFVACHASMRANKVADNQLTTGVGIVPSGGREIAARKAEGWTVLDDKSIK from the coding sequence ATGACACGCCGCTCCTGGATCTTCCGCCTCAGCTCTCTGCTCCTGCTTCCCACCGCCGGCCTGCTGGCCCAGGCTGCGGCACCCGCACCTGCCACCACGCCGAACCTGCCCACGCAGCGTGTGCTGATTCATGTGCACTCCGACAAACCCGAAGACTGGAACGCCGCCGTCAAGAAAGCGAACGAGCTGATGAGCTCCGCCGCCAAGCCCTATGACACCCGCGTTGAGATTCTGGCCACCGGCGATGGCCTGAAGCTGATTGACAAGAACAACGCCCTCTCAAGCGAAGTTACACAGTCCATCGGCAAGGACGTCAGCTTCGTTGCCTGCCACGCTTCCATGCGTGCCAACAAGGTGGCGGATAACCAGCTCACCACCGGAGTCGGAATCGTGCCCAGCGGCGGCCGCGAGATTGCCGCCCGCAAGGCCGAGGGCTGGACCGTACTGGATGACAAGTCCATCAAGTAG
- a CDS encoding GH92 family glycosyl hydrolase: MRTLLVAALTLAPLPLAAQVKTASSDLVRYVDPLIGSEKTAEGYGRTLPLVEPPFAMTGWIPQTRQNKISVLSYEWHDTTMSGFMGTHQPAMWMGDFGYVTVIPQVGDALRTTPETRAMKFRHEDEQSHPDVYTVTLDAGEGQSLKGEMTATERCGMMRFRFPAKGAARILVEASRPGINGWAAVDVATGEITGWNPHRMDAHLGPGSMPNAGAAALPNFKGYFVVQFRKLPKMGNTYGKDAKEYRGAYVEFAPGEMVELRVGTSFISLEQARANLKAEMPTWDFDRLQKKLHAMWQQKLAHLQVQGASDDDKVRLYTAFYRSQLFPRIMTEGDRYYSGFDDTVHEGTSYTAYSIWDTFRAEWSWLTLTAPEHIDGMVTALLNDYKEGGWMPKWPNLSYTNIMIGTHADSLVAEAMRKGFHGFDRELAWQAAWKDATVPPDGDTTRRWLDREEKTPYEARAGLTYYKTLGYIPTDKIDEAASRTIEDSYDDWCVAQIAKALGKDKEYKELMQRSLNARHLYNPALHLMNGKRSDGSWAPISGGEGGDTNTNRTLAGWTEGDAWVYTWGVFHDQAGLMELMGGAENYTKYLDAHFAGGHNDHNNEPSHHYGYLYDFAGQPWKTQERVRQIAADHYKTGPAGLIGDDDCGQMSSWFIFTAMGFYPVNAASGEYMIGSPLYRHMSLKLANGKTFTVDAVNNSTENKYIQLATINGKPLTQPVLTWEQIQSGATVQFVMGPKPSQWASQYRAAAAVR; this comes from the coding sequence ATGCGTACCCTCCTCGTCGCCGCCCTGACCCTTGCTCCTCTTCCCCTCGCCGCGCAAGTTAAGACCGCATCGTCTGACCTGGTGCGGTATGTTGATCCGTTGATTGGCAGCGAGAAGACAGCGGAAGGCTATGGCCGCACGCTGCCGCTGGTGGAACCTCCGTTCGCCATGACCGGATGGATTCCGCAGACGCGGCAGAACAAGATCAGCGTGTTGTCGTACGAGTGGCATGACACGACGATGTCCGGCTTTATGGGCACACACCAGCCTGCCATGTGGATGGGCGACTTTGGCTATGTCACCGTGATTCCGCAGGTAGGGGATGCGCTGCGCACCACCCCGGAGACGCGGGCGATGAAGTTTCGCCACGAGGACGAACAGTCACATCCGGATGTATACACGGTGACGCTGGATGCGGGCGAAGGGCAATCCCTGAAGGGCGAGATGACCGCTACCGAACGCTGCGGCATGATGCGCTTCCGTTTCCCCGCGAAGGGGGCGGCTCGCATTCTTGTAGAAGCATCCCGGCCAGGCATCAATGGATGGGCCGCGGTCGATGTTGCCACGGGTGAGATCACCGGATGGAATCCGCATCGCATGGACGCGCACCTTGGTCCCGGCAGCATGCCGAATGCAGGAGCCGCGGCGCTGCCCAACTTCAAGGGATACTTCGTCGTGCAGTTCCGCAAGCTGCCGAAGATGGGCAATACCTACGGCAAGGATGCGAAGGAGTATCGCGGTGCGTATGTTGAGTTCGCTCCGGGTGAGATGGTGGAGCTTCGCGTCGGTACCTCGTTCATCAGCCTGGAGCAGGCGCGCGCGAACCTGAAGGCCGAGATGCCAACGTGGGATTTCGATAGATTGCAGAAGAAGCTGCATGCGATGTGGCAGCAGAAGCTGGCGCACCTGCAGGTGCAGGGCGCAAGTGACGATGACAAGGTACGGCTGTACACGGCCTTCTATCGCTCGCAGTTGTTTCCGCGCATCATGACGGAGGGCGATCGTTACTATTCGGGCTTTGACGACACGGTGCACGAGGGTACCAGCTACACGGCCTACTCCATCTGGGATACCTTCCGCGCGGAGTGGAGCTGGCTGACACTGACAGCTCCGGAGCATATCGACGGCATGGTGACGGCCCTGCTGAACGATTACAAGGAAGGCGGCTGGATGCCCAAGTGGCCGAACCTCAGCTACACCAACATCATGATCGGAACGCATGCGGACTCACTGGTAGCCGAGGCCATGCGCAAGGGCTTCCACGGCTTCGATCGTGAGCTGGCATGGCAGGCTGCGTGGAAAGACGCGACGGTTCCTCCGGATGGCGATACGACGCGCCGCTGGCTCGACCGCGAAGAGAAGACTCCGTATGAGGCTCGCGCGGGGCTGACGTATTACAAGACGCTCGGTTACATTCCGACCGACAAGATTGACGAGGCCGCCAGCCGCACCATTGAAGACAGCTACGATGACTGGTGCGTCGCGCAGATCGCGAAGGCCCTTGGCAAGGACAAGGAATACAAGGAGCTGATGCAGCGCTCACTGAATGCGCGTCATCTCTACAATCCCGCACTGCACCTGATGAACGGCAAGCGCAGCGACGGAAGCTGGGCGCCGATCAGCGGCGGCGAAGGCGGCGACACCAATACCAATCGCACGCTTGCCGGATGGACCGAGGGTGATGCCTGGGTCTACACCTGGGGTGTGTTTCACGATCAGGCCGGATTGATGGAGTTGATGGGCGGCGCGGAAAACTACACGAAGTATCTGGACGCGCACTTCGCCGGCGGCCACAACGACCACAACAACGAACCCAGTCATCACTACGGCTACCTGTATGACTTTGCCGGGCAACCATGGAAAACGCAGGAACGCGTCCGCCAGATTGCGGCCGACCACTACAAGACCGGCCCGGCTGGCTTGATTGGAGATGATGACTGCGGGCAGATGTCGTCGTGGTTTATCTTCACGGCCATGGGCTTCTACCCGGTGAATGCAGCCAGCGGCGAGTACATGATCGGGTCGCCGCTGTACCGCCATATGAGCCTGAAACTTGCGAATGGCAAAACCTTTACGGTGGACGCGGTGAATAACTCCACGGAGAACAAGTACATCCAGTTAGCCACGATCAATGGCAAGCCGCTGACGCAGCCGGTGCTGACGTGGGAACAGATTCAGAGCGGTGCGACAGTGCAATTCGTGATGGGGCCGAAGCCGTCGCAGTGGGCAAGCCAGTATCGGGCAGCAGCGGCAGTCCGGTAG
- a CDS encoding alkaline phosphatase family protein: MIRWQWLRIAVLACVCTSALAQDIAPVQHEPGALNSGKARRAHYVVLVSLDGFRYDYAKLHRASNLLQMAQDGASTPDGMIPSYPTLTFPNHYTLVTGLYPEHHGIVSNKFLDPARGYEEYSYNGPSSKDGSWYGGTPLWVLAQKQGMRAATFFWAGADAKIDGMRPDYWVPFDDKYDDAKRVDQVVSWLKLPAAQRPHFITLYYSNVDHAAHDHGPDSPELDAAVHHLDALIGDLRQKLKATKLPVDLIVVSDHGGIAFKDRHWVELNKDADLSSVKPGPEAHMYGADDAASEKAYESLKALHDDRYEVYRRKDVPARLHFNSNPRIGDPVIIWKQAYPFRTMVDPARPKDTVIHDGPGEHGFDVATMPEMKASFYAEGPDIRRGVQLPSFENVNVYDFVCGLLGLKPAKNDGSPVVLKHARR; the protein is encoded by the coding sequence ATGATTCGTTGGCAATGGTTGCGGATTGCGGTTCTGGCATGCGTTTGCACAAGCGCGCTGGCGCAGGATATTGCTCCGGTTCAACATGAGCCTGGCGCGCTGAACTCCGGCAAAGCGCGCCGGGCCCATTACGTGGTGCTGGTCTCGCTCGATGGTTTCCGCTATGACTACGCGAAGCTGCACCGCGCCAGCAACCTGCTGCAGATGGCGCAGGACGGTGCGTCCACTCCGGATGGCATGATTCCGTCCTACCCCACGCTTACCTTTCCCAATCACTACACCCTGGTGACCGGGCTTTATCCGGAACATCACGGCATTGTGAGCAACAAGTTTTTGGACCCCGCGCGCGGCTATGAGGAGTACTCCTACAACGGGCCGTCCAGCAAAGACGGCAGCTGGTACGGCGGAACTCCGCTGTGGGTGCTGGCGCAGAAGCAGGGCATGCGCGCGGCGACTTTCTTCTGGGCCGGCGCGGACGCGAAGATCGATGGCATGCGTCCGGACTACTGGGTTCCGTTTGACGACAAGTATGACGATGCCAAACGCGTGGACCAGGTAGTGTCCTGGCTGAAGTTGCCCGCAGCCCAGCGCCCGCACTTCATCACGCTCTACTACTCCAACGTCGATCACGCCGCGCATGACCACGGACCGGATTCGCCGGAGCTGGATGCGGCCGTGCATCACCTGGACGCGCTGATCGGAGATCTGCGACAGAAGCTGAAGGCGACGAAGCTGCCGGTGGATCTGATCGTGGTCTCAGACCATGGAGGCATCGCCTTCAAGGACCGCCACTGGGTGGAACTGAACAAGGATGCTGACCTGTCGAGCGTAAAACCCGGGCCGGAGGCGCACATGTACGGCGCCGACGATGCCGCGAGCGAGAAAGCGTATGAGTCGTTGAAGGCGCTGCATGACGACCGGTACGAGGTCTACCGCCGCAAGGACGTGCCCGCGCGTCTGCACTTCAACAGCAATCCGCGCATCGGCGATCCGGTGATCATCTGGAAGCAGGCCTATCCCTTCCGCACCATGGTCGATCCCGCACGTCCCAAGGACACGGTGATTCACGACGGTCCGGGGGAGCATGGCTTCGATGTGGCGACGATGCCGGAGATGAAGGCAAGCTTTTACGCCGAGGGGCCGGACATCAGGCGCGGTGTCCAGTTACCCAGCTTTGAGAATGTGAACGTGTACGACTTTGTGTGCGGCCTGCTGGGGCTGAAGCCCGCGAAGAACGACGGCTCACCCGTTGTACTAAAACACGCGCGAAGATAA
- a CDS encoding TetR/AcrR family transcriptional regulator gives MKSSTRNKHQIKSETTRAALLQAAETIFARDGFERAQIDEIARESGRTRGAVYAQYKTKEQLFFALQTNRIRQAVQEFQELVADSAQDDFEGRLAALRRYYADSLYVETALLDLEMKLYALRHTESVEDLRESYRQMYPTGNVTREFGIANEPGRSRVESRVLALSAIKSGLVLAMQFQPDVLSRKEIKRLLAEVFDGLFPEKSIRRKGKRAARK, from the coding sequence ATGAAGAGTTCGACACGGAATAAACACCAGATCAAGAGCGAAACGACACGCGCAGCGCTGCTGCAGGCGGCAGAGACGATCTTTGCGCGCGATGGGTTTGAGCGCGCCCAGATTGATGAGATCGCCCGGGAGTCCGGGCGTACGCGCGGTGCCGTGTACGCGCAGTACAAGACCAAGGAGCAATTGTTCTTCGCGCTGCAGACCAATCGCATCCGTCAGGCCGTGCAGGAGTTTCAGGAACTGGTGGCTGATAGCGCGCAGGATGATTTTGAGGGAAGACTGGCTGCGTTGCGCAGGTACTATGCCGACAGCCTGTATGTAGAAACGGCCCTGCTGGATCTTGAGATGAAGCTGTATGCCTTGCGGCACACGGAATCGGTTGAGGATTTGCGCGAAAGCTACCGACAGATGTATCCCACGGGAAACGTTACGCGGGAGTTTGGTATCGCCAATGAGCCGGGACGATCGCGTGTGGAAAGTCGCGTGCTGGCGTTGAGCGCCATCAAGAGCGGGCTGGTTCTGGCCATGCAGTTTCAGCCTGACGTGCTCAGCCGGAAAGAAATTAAGAGACTGCTCGCGGAGGTTTTCGACGGGCTCTTCCCGGAGAAATCGATTCGTCGTAAAGGAAAACGAGCGGCACGGAAGTAG
- a CDS encoding homoserine dehydrogenase, whose protein sequence is MAKTKVAILGFGTVGGGVADVLAARKFADIEITHVYNRDYERKLSRPQAKKLPKTVVWTDDINVILKSDVDVILELIGGLDPIEGWLKKAISAGKSVVTANKQLIAYRGAALEKFAARKGVSLLYGAAVAGGVPVIPGALQGIGGDAIVKISGIVNGTCNFILSHMEQGAEYDEVLAEAQKLGYAEANPSADVDGFDARAKLCILSRVAMHAELNPDEVPTQSISKVSAIDFQYAKELGCTIRQVSRAQVQDGAVHARVGPMLVPMESPIAWSHGTQNMVVTSGRFGGDVVFSGHGAGAHPTAVAVVSDLLAVAQQCGVVRQPVRKRAVVGEFLAPHYLRFVVSDKPGIVSAIAGALAKVGANIDSILQRPGHPKDRLPFVVTTEPCLTSVVERALRSITKMDCMLEKPLCLQMLRIEDKAED, encoded by the coding sequence ATGGCGAAGACAAAAGTAGCAATCCTGGGATTTGGCACGGTAGGCGGCGGTGTAGCGGATGTGTTGGCGGCGCGGAAGTTTGCCGACATTGAAATTACGCACGTCTACAACCGCGATTACGAGCGCAAGCTCTCGCGACCGCAGGCGAAGAAGCTGCCGAAGACTGTTGTCTGGACCGACGACATCAACGTCATCCTGAAGAGCGACGTCGATGTGATCCTGGAACTGATCGGCGGCCTTGACCCGATCGAGGGCTGGCTGAAGAAGGCGATCTCCGCGGGCAAGAGCGTGGTGACCGCCAACAAGCAATTGATTGCCTATCGCGGCGCGGCGCTGGAAAAGTTCGCGGCAAGGAAGGGTGTATCGCTGCTGTATGGCGCGGCCGTGGCCGGCGGTGTGCCGGTGATCCCCGGTGCGCTGCAGGGCATTGGCGGCGACGCCATTGTGAAGATCAGCGGCATTGTGAACGGCACCTGTAACTTCATCCTGAGCCACATGGAGCAGGGCGCGGAGTATGACGAGGTTCTGGCTGAGGCGCAGAAGCTAGGCTATGCCGAGGCGAATCCTTCGGCGGATGTGGATGGCTTCGACGCTCGTGCAAAGCTGTGCATCCTGTCGCGCGTTGCCATGCACGCGGAGCTGAATCCCGACGAGGTGCCGACGCAGTCCATCAGCAAGGTGTCGGCTATCGATTTCCAGTACGCGAAGGAGCTTGGTTGCACCATTCGCCAGGTAAGCCGTGCGCAGGTGCAGGATGGAGCAGTTCATGCGCGCGTGGGACCAATGCTGGTTCCCATGGAGTCGCCGATTGCCTGGAGCCACGGCACGCAGAACATGGTGGTAACCAGCGGACGCTTTGGCGGCGATGTGGTCTTCAGCGGGCACGGCGCGGGCGCGCATCCCACGGCGGTGGCCGTGGTCAGTGATCTGCTGGCCGTGGCGCAGCAGTGCGGCGTGGTCCGCCAGCCGGTGCGCAAGCGTGCGGTGGTGGGCGAGTTCCTGGCTCCGCATTACCTGCGCTTCGTCGTCAGTGACAAGCCCGGCATCGTCTCCGCCATTGCCGGAGCGCTGGCCAAGGTGGGCGCGAACATCGATTCGATCCTGCAGCGGCCGGGACACCCCAAGGACCGTCTTCCGTTTGTGGTGACGACGGAGCCCTGTCTGACCTCCGTTGTTGAGCGTGCGTTACGCTCCATTACGAAGATGGACTGCATGCTGGAGAAGCCGCTGTGCCTGCAGATGCTGCGCATCGAAGACAAGGCCGAAGACTAG
- a CDS encoding glycosyl hydrolase family 79 N-terminal domain-containing protein — MSKRVHSGFVAAAFGCLGFGFGAVALTAQVALSPQTMPGMARVDPRFVSYNIEAVEITGGRFWKPYSDEVRQRLAASVSQGPGKANGLAGLDQNLFQYRPPINLANSKLRNLSAALGPAYIRVSGTWRNTTYFQDDDAPALQQPPAGYKGVMTRAQWKGVVDFARATGGAIVTSVAIGDGARNTDGSWNPESARGLFEYTRHIGGHIAAAEFMNEPTYYLAGGAPRGYSAKTFATDVRTFRAFLKEASPQTIFLGPGSVGEGVEMTPANAPKQPVLRAEDLLQASGPVFDVFSYHFYGTISHRCAAMLGPAAGTTLEQALTSDWFARNTAVEEFYAKLRDTYLPGKELWLTETGQSGCGGDAWAATFADSFRYLDQLGTLAQRGVKTVMHNTLASSDYGLLDEETFDPRPNYWAALLWTRSMGTTALSPGVKETGDLHLFAHCAKGNQGGVTLLVLNTSASTVDTLRLPVAGEVYTLTATELQSRNVMLNGVELRANADGTLPALTAKKTAAGQVQFAPRSISFLLLPTVHNKNCMRQ, encoded by the coding sequence GTGTCGAAGAGAGTGCATTCCGGATTTGTGGCGGCAGCATTTGGCTGCCTCGGTTTTGGGTTCGGTGCGGTTGCTTTGACGGCGCAGGTTGCATTGAGCCCACAAACGATGCCGGGGATGGCCAGGGTGGATCCGCGTTTTGTTTCGTACAACATTGAAGCGGTAGAGATCACCGGGGGCCGGTTCTGGAAACCCTACAGCGATGAGGTGAGGCAGCGACTGGCCGCAAGCGTGTCTCAAGGCCCGGGGAAGGCCAACGGCTTGGCGGGGCTTGATCAGAACCTATTCCAGTACCGTCCGCCCATCAACCTGGCAAATTCAAAGCTGCGCAATCTGTCCGCTGCACTGGGGCCGGCGTATATCCGGGTGAGCGGCACCTGGAGAAACACAACATACTTTCAGGACGACGATGCGCCGGCGCTGCAGCAGCCTCCAGCGGGATACAAGGGGGTAATGACACGCGCGCAGTGGAAAGGTGTGGTCGATTTCGCACGCGCTACCGGCGGTGCAATCGTGACCTCCGTTGCGATTGGTGATGGAGCACGGAATACAGACGGCTCCTGGAATCCGGAATCGGCAAGAGGGCTGTTTGAGTACACCCGTCACATCGGTGGCCACATTGCCGCGGCTGAGTTCATGAATGAGCCGACCTACTATCTGGCGGGCGGAGCTCCGCGGGGCTACAGCGCGAAGACATTTGCTACGGACGTCAGGACGTTTCGCGCATTTCTGAAGGAAGCCTCACCGCAGACGATTTTTCTCGGTCCGGGAAGCGTGGGCGAAGGCGTTGAGATGACTCCAGCGAATGCGCCGAAACAACCAGTGCTGAGAGCAGAAGATCTCCTCCAGGCTTCAGGACCGGTGTTTGATGTGTTTTCGTATCACTTCTATGGCACGATTTCGCATCGTTGCGCCGCCATGTTAGGCCCGGCCGCTGGGACAACGCTGGAGCAGGCGCTGACTTCGGACTGGTTTGCGCGCAATACCGCGGTGGAAGAGTTCTATGCGAAGCTGCGCGATACGTATCTGCCCGGCAAGGAGCTGTGGCTCACTGAAACGGGTCAGTCAGGCTGCGGCGGAGACGCATGGGCCGCTACCTTTGCGGACAGCTTCCGCTATCTGGACCAGCTAGGAACATTGGCGCAGAGAGGCGTGAAGACCGTCATGCACAACACGCTTGCATCCAGCGACTATGGCCTGCTGGACGAAGAGACGTTTGACCCACGCCCAAACTACTGGGCGGCGCTGTTGTGGACACGCAGCATGGGAACGACCGCACTCAGTCCCGGTGTGAAAGAGACAGGAGATCTGCACCTTTTCGCGCACTGCGCAAAAGGCAATCAGGGCGGCGTTACTCTGCTTGTCCTCAATACAAGCGCATCAACAGTGGATACCCTGCGTCTGCCGGTCGCGGGCGAGGTGTACACACTGACAGCGACGGAGCTGCAGAGCCGCAACGTGATGCTGAACGGCGTGGAGCTTCGCGCAAATGCGGATGGTACGCTGCCTGCGCTAACGGCGAAGAAGACCGCTGCCGGCCAGGTTCAGTTTGCGCCGCGCAGCATCAGCTTTCTTCTGCTTCCCACGGTGCATAACAAGAACTGCATGCGGCAGTAG